The following are encoded in a window of Gossypium raimondii isolate GPD5lz chromosome 13, ASM2569854v1, whole genome shotgun sequence genomic DNA:
- the LOC105765174 gene encoding auxin-responsive protein SAUR23 gives MGFRLPPIVVNAKQVLKAQQAQSSVPKGHIAIYVGEVERKRYIIPVTFVNHPSFVDLLNQAEEEFGFNHPMGGLTIPCKEDTFIDLASQLHALT, from the coding sequence ATGGGTTTTCGTTTGCCACCCATTGTTGTTAATGCCAAGCAAGTCCTTAAAGCTCAACAGGCTCAATCAAGTGTGCCAAAAGGTCACATTGCAATCTATGTAGGGGAGGTTGAGAGAAAGAGATACATCATTCCGGTTACTTTCGTGAATCACCCTTCATTCGTAGACTTGCTCAACCAAGCAGAGGAAGAGTTCGGGTTCAATCATCCAATGGGTGGTTTAACGATACCATGCAAAGAAGACACGTTCATCGATCTTGCTTCTCAATTGCATGCCTTGACATGA
- the LOC105767087 gene encoding auxin-responsive protein SAUR23 — translation MGFRLPSVILHAKQVLKLQSRNQTDVPKGHIAVYVGEIQKTRFVVPISYLNHPSFVDLLNLAEEEFGFNHPMGGLTIPCDEDAFLHLTSQLHGC, via the coding sequence ATGGGTTTTCGTTTACCTTCTGTGATTCTTCATGCCAAGCAAGTTCTAAAACTGCAGTCTAGGAACCAGACAGATGTTCCAAAAGGCCATATTGCAGTTTATGTTGGAGAAATCCAGAAGACAAGATTTGTGGTTCCCATTTCATACTTGAATCACCCTTCTTTTGTGGATTTGCTCAACCTGGCTGAGGAAGAGTTTGGGTTTAATCATCCCATGGGTGGTCTTACAATTCCATGCGACGAAGATGCCTTTCTTCATCTCACTTCTCAGCTGCATGGCTGCTGA